The Meriones unguiculatus strain TT.TT164.6M chromosome 6, Bangor_MerUng_6.1, whole genome shotgun sequence genome has a window encoding:
- the Epm2aip1 gene encoding EPM2A-interacting protein 1 → MWMTPKRIRMEVDEALVFRPEWTQRYLVVEPAEGDGALCLVCRRLVASTRERDVRRHYEAEHEFYERFVGDEERAALVERLRQGDMSLAAVLTPEERATRAGLGLCRFLALKGRGWAEGDFVHQCMEVLLREVLPDHVGVLEGIDLSPEITRQRILSIDSNLRSQLFNRARDFKAYSLALDDQAFVAYENYLLVFIRGVGRDLEVQEDLLTIINLTHHFSVGALMSAILEALQTAGLSLQRMVGLTTTHTLRMIGENSGLVSYMREKAVSPNCWNVIHYSGFLHLELLSSYDVDINQIINTISEWVVMIKTRGVRRPEFQPLLTESESEHGERVNGRCLNNWLRRGKTLKLIFSLRKEIEAFLVSVGATTVHFSDKQWLCDFGFLVDIMDYLREISEELQMSKVFAAAAFEHICTFEDKLSSLQRQMDEVNLTDFPAFSIIVDELRQQFKEDQKIFDPDRYQMVISRLQKDFERHFKDLRFIKKDLELFSNPFSFKPEYAPISVRVELTKLQGSTDLWNEYRVKDLGQFYAGLSGEAYPIIKGVAYKVASLFDSNQICDKAFAYLTRNQHTLSQPLTDEHLQALFRIATTEMDPRWDDLVRERNDS, encoded by the coding sequence ATGTGGATGACGCCCAAGAGGATTAGGATGGAAGTGGACGAAGCTCTGGTGTTCCGGCCCGAGTGGACCCAGCGTTACTTGGTGGTGGAGCCTGCGGAGGGCGACGGGGCCCTGTGCCTGGTGTGTCGCCGCCTGGTCGCCTCTACTCGGGAACGCGACGTGAGGCGCCACTACGAGGCCGAGCACGAGTTCTACGAACGGTTCGTAGGGGACGAGGAGCGCGCGGCCCTGGTGGAGCGGCTGCGGCAGGGCGACATGTCATTGGCCGCCGTGCTCACTCCGGAGGAGAGAGCGACGCGGGCAGGCCTCGGCCTCTGCCGCTTCTTGGCCTTGAAGGGTCGCGGCTGGGCCGAGGGAGACTTCGTACACCAGTGCATGGAGGTGTTGCTGAGGGAGGTGCTGCCGGATCACGTCGGCGTCCTGGAAGGCATTGATTTGTCTCCGGAGATCACGCGGCAGAGGATTCTGAGCATTGACAGCAATCTCCGTAGCCAGCTCTTTAATCGAGCCAGGGACTTTAAGGCCTATTCTCTTGCCTTGGATGACCAGGCTTTTGTGGCCTATGAGAACTACCTCCTGGTCTTCATCCGTGGCGTTGGCCGCGACCTGGAGGTGCAAGAAGATCTTCTGACGATTATCAACCTGACTCATCACTTCAGTGTTGGGGCTCTCATGTCGGCAATTCTGGAGGCTCTGCAGACAGCGGGACTCAGCTTACAGCGGATGGTTGGATTGACCACGACCCACACTTTAAGGATGATTGGTGAGAACTCGGGACTGGTCTCCTATATGAGAGAAAAGGCTGTGAGCCCCAACTGTTGGAACGTTATCCACTATTCGGGATTCCTCCACTTGGAACTCTTGAGTTCTTACGATGTTGATATTAATCAGATCATAAATACCATATCCGAATGGGTAGTTATGATTAAGACCAGAGGTGTTAGGCGACCGGAGTTTCAGCCTTTACTAACTGAATCTGAATCAGAGCATGGTGAAAGAGTTAATGGACGGTGTTTGAACAACTGGCTGAGAAGAGGCAAAACGTTAAAACTAATATTTTCactaagaaaagaaatagaggccttCTTGGTTTCGGTGGGGGCGACAACAGTCCACTTCTCAGACAAGCAGTGGCTTTGTGATTTTGGCTTCTTGGTGGACATTATGGACTATCTCCGAGAGATCAGTGAAGAACTCCAGATGAGTAAAGTGTTTGCTGCCGCCGCCTTTGAACACATCTGCACCTTTGAGGATAAGCTGAGTTCACTTCAGAGACAGATGGACGAAGTAAATCTAACAGACTTTCCTGCCTTCAGCATCATCGTTGATGAGCTTAGGCAGCAGTTTAAGGAAGATCAAAAAATATTTGATCCGGACAGATATCAAATGGTGATCTCCCGCCTACAAAAAGATTTCGAGAGACATTTTAAGGACCTCAGGTTCATTAAAAAGGACTTAGAACTTTTCTCTAATCCGTTTAGCTTTAAACCTGAATATGCGCCCATTTCAGTAAGAGTGGAGCTAACAAAACTTCAGGGGAgcactgacctgtggaatgaaTACAGAGTCAAAGACTTGGGACAGTTTTATGCTGGGCTGTCTGGTGAAGCTTACCCAATTATCAAAGGGGTGGCCTATAAGGTGGCCTCCCTGTTTGATAGTAACCAAATCTGTGATAAGGCCTTTGCGTATTTAACTCGGAACCAGCACACGTTGAGCCAGCCACTGACGGATGAGCACCTCCAAGCACTATTTCGAATTGCCACAACTGAAATGGATCCTCGCTGGGATGATCttgtgagagaaagaaatgattcCTAA